A window of the Acanthochromis polyacanthus isolate Apoly-LR-REF ecotype Palm Island chromosome 10, KAUST_Apoly_ChrSc, whole genome shotgun sequence genome harbors these coding sequences:
- the elovl6 gene encoding elongation of very long chain fatty acids protein 6: MSVLALQEYEFERQFNEDEAIRWMQENWKKSFLFSALYAACILGGRHVMKQREKFELRKPLVLWSLTLAVFSIFGAIRTGSYMMYILMTKGLKQSVCDQSFYNGPVSKFWAYAFVLSKAPELGDTLFIVLRKQKLIFLHWYHHITVLLYSWYSYKDMVAGGGWFMTMNYLVHAVMYSYYALRAAGFKVSRKFAMFITLTQITQMLMGCVVNYLVYSWMQQGQECPSHMQNIVWSSLMYLSYFVLFVQFFFEAYFGKSKSSAAAVAKKSE; this comes from the exons GAAGAAGTCCTTTCTCTTCTCTGCACTCTACGCTGCCTGTATCCTGGGGGGCCGCCATGTCATGAAACAGAGGGAGAAGTTTGAGTTGAGAAAACCGTTGGTGCTATGGTCCCTCACCCTTGCTGTATTCAG TATATTTGGTGCCATCCGTACTGGAAGTTACATGATGTACATTCTGATGACGAAAGGGCTTAAACAGTCAGTTTGTGACCAGAGTTTCTACAATGGGCCTGTCAGCAAGTTCTGGGCATATGCCTTCGTACTAAGTAAAGCACCAGAACTGG GTGACACTCTCTTCATTGTCCTGAGGAAACAGAAGCTCATCTTCCTCCACTGGTACCACCACATCACCGTGCTGCTCTACTCCTGGTATTCTTACAAAGACATGGTGGCCGGCGGCGGATGGTTCATGACCATGAACTATTTGGTCCACGCTGTAATGTACTCTTACTACGCCTTGAGAGCGGCCGGCTTCAAGGTGTCACGCAAGTTCGCCATGTTCATCACATTGACCCAGATCACCCAGATGCTGATGGGCTGTGTGGTCAACTACCTGGTGTACTCGTGGATGCAGCAGGGCCAGGAGTGTCCATCCCACATGCAGAACATTGTGTGGTCGTCCCTCATGTACCTCAGCTACTTTGTGCTCTTTGTCCAGTTCTTTTTTGAAGCCTACTTCGGCAAGTCCAAATCATCGGCTGCGGCTGTCGCCAAGAAAAGCgagtaa